One window of the Salvelinus alpinus chromosome 13, SLU_Salpinus.1, whole genome shotgun sequence genome contains the following:
- the cngk gene encoding cyclic nucleotide-gated cation channel alpha-3-like isoform X2 has protein sequence MFCGKQMGLPEEVQTWVHKYYYYLWTHRKGSIIAGLLDDLPFALHSEISSACYKPLMKKTTLFHDTEDGFKRALSLKFNTYTYSPGQILAKPGEINQNAYYIEHGVVQVLGDNYCDKVARLLPGSLIGEAYLMYRIPRNTTICAATLCEICVLERSDLLALFADYPEAGLKIARTAQKRLHNVKHPIREAFALGVASNPQNVVFQKDLSVNLLPRDQKIFTLFMEYLANQSHNVSSSVKTSTDVKRSVWMRTIRPDGIFAQKWEVFMLWCITISIFIETWVLFFTNNLDTKGFYNEGWGALYLTISSLVDFFAIIDIFVNLRTEVFTKDGYQADIMGIFDNYRKSWNLYYDVLAVFPLDFFSFTTSGEAHWKVLGYVRWNRLIWIRKVCLFFNKKENDMDKNLFELRTAKCLFLLIFSVHCCSGVMYLTGCKDFRCDEESWAWNTGLKASHSNLYHYMISVYWTTTSMTTIGYGDIVPSTMKERLTAVFVCFIGLFVFNYIISQVYATLASQKAARVTFQNLLSAMTNFMESHDLSLSLQTRVTEYMSLLWSKYQGQAYPGGQFLMHDLPIELQQIVLMKERGRFLSKIPYFEQAGQAFIRDLASTSVMYFFPRGEIIQYSETITRELFCIRKGTCQILSDDLSEIVGLYGEGMYFGEAGFLFGKQATMTVRAKTHCEILVIDFDKIKSVLERYPVIESQITELQSTPGYYDTLLQSVEEIMKSEEQDDDTLKKKDASLTYQGRRYAKKSKCYIEDFGNFPIYAGAEEETVEEKLLKLSKTKLIPPTPRYRGAILPSNPLYIRWECFRFVLAITVSINSSLLFAFLHYKKELWILSYILGLFCWIDMYIRLHVAFYKDNLKVDTLETAKHYVKTSFLIDLISCFPWEVIGWMVVSPFDENGFYSNSEALHLYAYLRAPHLLQLYRIPLAFSFWQSGIATEKTIVTFAKFFLYSVLFLHFSTCIVFAIVCPPADLFGDTTNYLLPMIKHNCSSQSWVYHMDYTFNVVYETATFTELYSISLYFATATLSGVGYGDIHPYLTSMKMTMVFIMVSGALYCGYVAGTFAAMLANADATRAAFTEKKESIQLFLKSQNITGALYHNTVNFYAFKWIRTKGIDQDTLFEYLPSSLLGDISTIIYSDLIAKAFGLDIKRKQQRNSVAQHLSPLERTLSGKLDGPFFHKILRKESVDQLETDGGFIRLLARQIRPFLYRANDLICKRNDFGSEMYFIEKGEVEVLSQDELTVIIKLNAGQYFGEGSLLFAEPRATTIRAATNCDLYVLSKKSLDETVKYYPDICKQIKKAAETKREHLLQRTMDMSKVQKNVSATDILMNDTGYIKLYKHCMAEEENKAKFKDFPFHVRIKTSITQFLISFLLNFIRIHNTTINPESTVRVVYQYTSCLLIIILFWAITYMPSVFDLDRGIFLFTMIIEYIQMIEIILKFHICFYDESGSYISDYRSVSLSYMTRKVGYIYDVICSFPYAFTILHLMNQVSPTTFLPIIVYVRTFHLLRILTVLVFMHKEEQSIITNLLAIRIIKYLVHAILFVHCTAVLFLLFALHGGFKSWVVNTEVFYLPDIYTYSVYWTLATYTTTGYGDIRAVTYRELLFSILIMILSKMQVSYNMGLLSSTQTNKQSLQVAYEEKLQAVQNYMMDENIPSALQNRVIRFYNYRWTRTKGINSEELFKDTPHCMKVEIFSRISVNLLKKNQLFTHLSETFLRHLATKMLLKSYTSGEYISRRGDSGRGMLLILIGKVKLCSWRTGKEAIEYLTTGAALGVDLLLKSKLCRYTAIADNYVDIFFLSKEHFEEVGSYYPDVMNKLLKRASNVINMY, from the exons ATGTTCTGTGGG AAACAAATGGGATTGCCAGAGGAAGTTCAAACATGGGTGCATAAATATTACTATTATCTGTGGACGCATCGCAAAGGCAGTATAATCGCTGGCCTACTGGATGACCTTCCTTTTGCGCTGCATTCAGAAATATCCTCTGCTTGTTACAAACCTCTGATGAAAAAG ACAACCCTGTTTCATGATACCGAAGATGGCTTCAAAAGGGCTTTGTCACTTAAATTCAACACCTACACATACAGTCCTGGACAAATTTTGGCAAAGCCTGGAGAAATCAATCAAAATGCATACTACATTGAACACGGAGTGGTGCAG GTATTAGGAGATAATTATTGTGACAAAGTTGCCCGTTTGCTACCTGGATCGTTAATTGGAGAG GCTTATCTGATGTACAGAATTCCGAGAAACACTACGATTTGTGCAGCAACATTGTGTGAAATTTGTGTGTTGGAACGAAGTGATCTTCTTGCATTGTTTGCGGATTACCCAGAAG CTGGTTTGAagatagcaagaacagctcaaaaacgGCTGCATAATGTTAAGCATCCTATTAGGGAAGCCTTTGCTCTAGGAGTGGCATCGAACCCCCAGAATGTGGTTTTTCAGAAGGATTTAAGTGTAAATCTGTTG CCAAGGGATCAGAagatttttacattgtttatGGAATATCTTGCAAACCAGTCCCACAATGTCTCTTCATCAGTTAAAACATCTACAGATGTGAAAAGG tcTGTTTGGATGAGAACTATTCGACCAGATGGCATTTTTGCTCAGAAGTGGGAGGTTTTTATGTTGTGGTGTATCACCATTTCCATTTTTATTGAAACATGGGTACTTTTTTTCACCAACAATCTAGACACAAAGG GCTTTTACAACGAAGGATGGGGTGCGCTCTATCTTACAATCAGCTCGTTGGTTGATTTTTTTGCCATTATCGACATATTTGTGAACCTCCGCACAGAAGTTTTTACAAAAGATG GCTATCAAGCTGACATAATGGGTATTTTTGACAACTATCGAAAATCTTGGAATCTGTATTATGACGTCCTGGCTGTTTTCCCTTTGGACTTCTTCTCTTTTACAACAAGCGGAGAAGCACATTGGAAAGTTTTAGGCTATGTCCGATGGAATCGTCTTATTTGGATTCGGAAG GtgtgtttgtttttcaacaaaaaAGAAAATGACATGGATAAGAACCTGTTTGAGCTAAGAACGGCTAAATGTCTTTTCCTCCTGATTTTCTCTGTGCACTGTTGCTCTGGAGTAATGTATCTCACAGGCTGCAAGGACTTCAG GTGTGATGAAGAGTCATGGGCCTGGAACACAGGACTGAAAGCCAGCCATAGCAACTTGTATCATTATATGATTTCTGTTTATTGGACCACAACAAGCATGACAACCATTG GATATGGTGACATTGTTCCCAGCACTATGAAAGAGCGACTTACTGCTGTGTTTGTTTGCTTCATTGGCTTGTTTGTCTTTAACTACATTATCAGTCAAGTCTATGCCACATTGGCCAGTCAGAAAGCTGCCAG GGTTACATTTCAGAATCTCCTCTCAGCTATGACCAACTTCATGGAAAGCCATGACCTTAGTTTATCTCTTCAAACAAGGGTCACTGAGTATATGAGTCTTCTTTGGTCAAAGTACCA GGGTCAAGCATACCCAGGAGGCCAATTTTTAATGCATGACTTGCCAATCGAACTTCAACAGATTGTCctgatgaaagagagagggaggttctTGTCAAAG ATTCCTTATTTCGAGCAAGCTGGACAAGCATTCATTCGGGATCTCGCATCAACATCTGTCATGTATTTCTTTCCCAGAGGGGAGATCATCCAGTACAGTGAAACTATTACCAGAGAACTATTTTGCATTCGAAAAGGGACTTGCCAG aTTCTAAGTGATGACTTGTCTGAAATTGTTGGACTCTACGGTGAAGGAATGTATTTCGGGGAG GCTGGATTTCTGTTTGGAAAACAAGCTACAATGACCGTCCGTGCAAAGACTCATTGTGAGATATTAGTGATCGATTTTGACAAAATTAAATCTGTTCTGGAGAGATACCCGGTCATTGAAAG CCAAATTACAGAATTGCAATCAACACCAGGGTATTACGACACTTTACTGCAAAGCGTTGAAGAAATTATGAAGTCTGAGGAACAGGATGATGACACACTAAAGAAGAAAGATGCCTCGTTGACATATCAAGGTCGTCGATATGCCAAGAAGTCAAAGTGTT ATATTGAGGACTTTGGAAACTTCCCAATCTATGCTGGAGCAGAGGAAGAAACTGTTGAGGAAAAACTTCTGAAACTGAGCAAAACTAAACTGATACCTCCCACACCAAG ATATAGGGGTGCCATTTTGCCTAGCAATCCACTGTACATCCGATGGGAATGTTTCCGATTTGTTTTGGCCATAACGGTCAGCATCAATAGCTCTCTTCTTTTTGCTTTTCTCCACTACAAAAAGGAACTCTGGATTTTGTCCTACATTCTGGGCCTTTTTTGCTGGATTGACATGTATATCCGTTTGCATGTTGCTTTTTACAAGGACAATCTCAAAGTGGACACGCTGGAAACGGCAAAACACTATGTGAAGACAAGCTTTCTAATAGATCTCATCAGCTGTTTTCCCTGGGAAGTTATTGGCTGGATGGTGGTTTCCCCTTTTGATGAGAATGGATTTTACTCAAACAGTGAAGCGCTGCACCTATATGCATATCTCAGAGCCCCACATCTTCTCCAGTTATATCGGATTCCTCTTGCATTTTCATTCTGGCAATCAGGGATTGCAACCGAAAAGACGATTGTCACATTTGCTAAGTTCTTTCTGTATAGCGTCCTTTTTCTTCACTTCAGCACTTGCATCGTTTTTGCAATTGTATGCCCTCCAGCAGACTTGTTTGGTGACACAACCAATTACTTACTGCCTATGATAAAGCACAACTGTTCATCACAATCCTGGGTGTATCACATGGACTACACGTTTAACGTAGTGTACG AAACGGCTACCTTCACAGAACTGTATTCCATAAGTTTATATTTTGCAACTGCAACTCTCAGTGGTGTAGGCTATGGTGATATACATCCTTATCTAACCTCTATG aaAATGACCATGGTCTTCATAATGGTGTCTGGAGCATTGTATTGTGGTTATGTGGCTGGTACATTTGCTGCTATGTTAGCCAATGCAGATGCTACAAGGGCAGCTTTTACTGAGAAAAAGGAAAGCATACAACTATTCTTGAAG AGTCAGAACATTACAGGGGCTCTATATCACAATACTGTGAACTTCTATGCTTTCAAATGGATAAGAACGAAAGGAATAGACCAAGACACACTGTTTGAGTATTTGCCATCGTCTCTACTCGGAGATATATCTACCATTATCTACTCTGACCTTATTGCAAAG GCATTTGGACTTGATATCAAAAGGAAGCAGCAAAGGAACTCAGTGGCACAACATTTATCCCCACTCGAGAGAACATTATCTGGAAAGCTTGAT GGACCCTTTTTTCACAAAATTCTGAGGAAAGAGAGTGTGGACCAATTGGAAACAGATGGAGGATTCATTCGGTTACTAGCTAGACAGATTCGACCGTTCCTTTACAGAGCTAATGACCTGATATGCAAAAGAAATGACTTTGGATCTGAG ATGTATTTCATTGAAAAGGGAGAAGTAGAAGTCTTGTCACAGGACGAGTTGACTGTTATCATCAAACTGAATGCGGGACAATACTTTGGAGAAGGGAGCCTTCTGTTTGCAGAACCTCGTGCAACCACAATAAG GGCTGCCACAAATTGTGATCTGTATGTCCTCTCCAAGAAAAGCCTTGATGAAACTGTCAAATACTATCCAGACATTTGCAAACAGATAAAGAAAGCTGCAGAAACGAAACGTGAACATCTACTGCAAAGAACAATGGACATGTCAAAAGTTCAGAAGAATGTTTCAGCAACTGACATACTTATGAATGACACAGGAT ATATAAAGCTTTACAAGCACTGCATGGCAGAAGAGGAAAATAAAGCAAAGTTTAAAGACTTCCCATTTCATGTCCGAATTAAGACAAGCATCACTCAATTCTTGATCAGTTTTCTGTTGAACTTCATCAGAATCCACAACACAACAATCAATCCGGAGAGCACAGTACGTGTTGTGTATCAGTACACATCTTGCCTTCTGATCATCATTCTGTTTTGGGCGATAACATATATG CCATCTGTGTTCGATCTTGACCGAGGCATCTTTTTGTTCACTATGATTATCGAATACATTCAAATGATTGAG ATCATTTTGAAATTTCATATTTGTTTCTACGATGAAAGTGGATCATACATCTCAGACTACAGATCTGTGTCACTGAGCTATATGACGAGGAAAGTGGGATACATTTATGATGTCATATGCTCATTCCCATATGCATTTACAATTTTGCATCTCATGAATCAAGTGTCACCGACAACATTTCTGCCCATAATAGTATATGTTCGCACTTTTCATCTCCTCCGGATTCTGACTGTACTTGTCTTCATGCACAAGGAGGAGCAATCCATCATAACTAA CTTGCTTGCCATACGAATCATCAAGTACTTGGTCCATGCAATCCTGTTTGTCCACTGTACCGCAGTTTTATTTCTTTTATTTGCTTTGCATGGTGGCTTTAAATCGTGGGTTGTCAACACAG AAGTGTTTTACCTCCCTGATATTTACACCTACTCCGTATATTGGACTTTAGCAACTTACACAACAACAGGCTATGGTGATATCCGTGCAGTGACATACAGAGAATTGTTATTCTCCATTTTGATAATGATTCTTTCCAAGATGCAAGTCAGTTATAATATGGGACTTCTCTCATCCACTCAAACAAACAAGCAATCACTTCAAGTGGCGTATGAAGAGAAACTGCAG GCAGTCCAAAACTACATGATGGATGAAAACATTCCATCAGCGCTGCAAAATCGCGTAATCCGATTCTACAATTACCGATGGACACGCACCAAAGGGATAAATTCAGAAGAATTGTTCAAAGATACACCTCATTGTATGAAAGTTGAAATTTTCTCAAG aataagcgtGAATCTACTGAAGAAAAATCAGCTCTTCACTCACCTCTCAGAAACATTCCTGCGACACTTGGCAACGAAAATGTTGCTGAAAAGCTACACCTCTG GGGAATACATCAGTAGAAGGGGAGACTCTGGCCGTGGCATGTTGCTGATCCTGATTGGTAAGGTGAAACTTTGCTCATGGAGAACTGGAAAGGAGGCCATTGAGTATCTTACAACTGGAGCCGCCTTGGGAGTTGACTTGCTGCTGAAATCCAAGTTGTGTAGATACACTGCCATTGCTGAtaactatgtggatatattttTCCTGTCGAAAGAGCACTTTGAAGAAGTTGGGTCGTATTACCCAGATGTCATGAATAAGCTGCTAAAGAGAGCCTCAAACGTTATCAACATGTACTAA